In one Echinicola marina genomic region, the following are encoded:
- a CDS encoding T9SS type B sorting domain-containing protein, giving the protein MKRTPIYINFRLIYIYYGIILCLLFTNNSFSQGYNNNEWIFGYCGPGTENNYISFGKGDTPNVNTLPGSVVVGQNNNAIAIDPITGEPLFYTNGELVYNYLNEPIQGAPNGINGDFDGSQTVAIAPLNYDPEGEQTYYTFYLSPSGQLQYAVMDMNAQGSAPANSPPAGEVSSLDQVIGPASGAVTVVKTPDSPSYLISFEGGELVSREINDVEGDFIITDNQVISNTPERMVFDESTGKLIIIPGDPSSPLTVLDFDTGTGTFSNPQTIDQSIGAPSSEYGGASLSPDGNSIYFSKGNELLRIPIDDLSAAPEIIPTPPSSNTETIEQIMDVKVGPDGQLYYIYQESNNDAYYVGTLENPDETDPTLLTVDENPFNGTDFCGGIFPSFAPNSDLDVSVDFTWMPQMPCMNNPLQLTSLLNPPNIPVSSYAWEVLPPPTDQDGEEIELDLTEEHLLLPADATGEQNITVNLTVTLADGSTETVSYPITFQENNLQASFTPSDTTTCLTCLDLNEMLDVQSGEEGQGGGSGGGGIGGGGQGGGSTYEYFWSNKKEEGWIAEGANEVCEPGTYWVLAREPGSSCYVYAETTVKMWDPVANEKVNDQTNNIWYFGNGAGLDFNPDPDDPNAPVPRPVEDPGFTWDLPAGTTTISDQAGQVLFYTDGQTVWDLNGNPMQGGEDIGGDNSASQSVIAVKVPQEQTLYYLFTTESASGGSNQVKFSLVDIKGENQQGIGSVVSGNNFLFDPATEQSAAISSGDTTWVMFHEMGNNTFRAYPVTSQGVGQSINSSVGSNHDFGTGVGAMKFSPDGEKLAVTVVDANGCSKVDVFDFDEQTGELSEYATIDLGCDDEVYGLEFGSDSNKIFVSYQNGEGIEEIPIQGVTLTDDTDPNNPVTSVCPNCFENANSQAAIEQCIQDSRTTLSGSSGSNLGALQMGPDGQIYVSVVGAPQVGTIQPGNDCNTSFYNEQGPTTSLDGSATNNLGLPSYVQNSGSNVPDPEIAGPDRVCLEDGQAFVEFEGAGEPDIDFYNWTITDSNNATIFTYSGEGDDFQNMEYTFDSAGVYTVLLDVERCGNPDYYAGSLEIEVVAPPTITLQDDITLCAGNTVTLTAIDGYDPNEGLYTFEWINAQGEILGDSTSNSIDVSEESIYTVTVNHIIPADADSTFQSCPASSSVFVGPAFDFELTQDAEESCYEENYINFAPDTPVSGEWSYQVQGSTDPPTMLGTGFEWEINVESLPGPDLYDIIFRAEDPILPGCVVEKRVELRVDPLPEFTTTILNNASDCATADGSFEITMMSDAQTVTVEETGDSFTNVTDGQTLGPITDLLPGVYTITAENDGCKFIETVSIENQNPPAGFEYTVTANPEECDANGIANGSLIITLTGNISNGSYTIINEDDGEQLTGTISGSVTVPLSDGTYALEVSDPNNCAVPDPQNYVIDPKVPVGFTVPSNPVACEAFYFTPEPAVGINYTITGPAGTIISPEANGVYILDIEGLYTVFGEDPNGIDCPRTREMNLTINDQVQFTLPAPDYDCDDGALYTAELGPGLNPSDYIFLWRNSIGEIVGRNQSFSSSIEGNYSLDVQPKIGTPCPQAPIEFVVEPLPENVDIQLNLTNPICDGNSVATLTATYPELGNIQAETRWFTVDNNNISTYIPGLDGMDEITVTEPGTYRVRLIAEAFGRLCSIGNDKITVLASENRPPILDDTYTICAIEGVTETLDSLGNWDTFEWYLDDELVSTDSIFTPTLPGNYTLMLSDIAGCSFVDTFEVIEDCRLRIVFPEALIPEDPNRNFVVYVNDFVDEISVLIYNRWGELIKHCIEQNVPGNSPFCTWDGTVNGKKVPVGTYPVIIKFNSEEQNIERTIKKAIVVVE; this is encoded by the coding sequence ATGAAAAGGACTCCTATATACATAAATTTCAGATTGATTTATATATACTATGGGATAATTTTATGTCTTTTATTTACAAACAATTCTTTTTCGCAGGGATACAATAATAATGAATGGATATTTGGTTACTGTGGCCCAGGTACTGAGAACAACTATATCTCCTTCGGCAAAGGAGACACTCCCAATGTAAACACTTTGCCAGGCTCAGTCGTAGTAGGCCAAAACAATAATGCCATCGCCATTGACCCTATCACTGGAGAACCTTTGTTTTACACCAATGGTGAATTGGTTTATAACTACCTCAATGAACCCATACAAGGAGCTCCCAATGGTATCAATGGTGATTTTGACGGAAGTCAAACTGTGGCGATTGCTCCATTGAACTATGACCCTGAAGGTGAACAGACCTATTACACTTTTTACCTAAGTCCATCCGGGCAACTCCAATACGCAGTGATGGACATGAATGCCCAAGGTTCCGCTCCTGCCAATTCACCTCCAGCTGGTGAAGTAAGCAGCTTGGATCAAGTTATTGGCCCCGCATCTGGAGCGGTCACAGTGGTAAAAACACCCGACTCACCCAGCTACCTGATCAGCTTTGAAGGAGGTGAATTGGTGTCCAGGGAAATCAATGACGTAGAAGGTGATTTTATCATTACAGATAACCAAGTCATCAGTAATACTCCCGAAAGGATGGTTTTTGATGAATCTACAGGAAAACTCATTATTATCCCCGGTGACCCTTCGAGCCCCCTTACAGTTTTGGACTTTGATACAGGAACCGGTACTTTTTCAAACCCTCAAACAATAGACCAATCCATAGGTGCTCCGAGCAGTGAATATGGAGGAGCAAGCCTTTCTCCAGATGGAAATTCCATCTATTTCTCCAAGGGAAATGAGTTGTTGAGGATTCCTATTGATGATCTTTCGGCTGCACCTGAAATCATCCCTACACCTCCAAGCTCGAACACAGAAACCATTGAGCAGATCATGGATGTCAAAGTAGGCCCAGATGGACAACTTTATTATATCTATCAGGAATCCAATAACGACGCATACTATGTTGGTACTTTAGAGAATCCAGATGAAACAGATCCTACCCTTTTGACAGTGGATGAAAACCCATTTAATGGCACGGATTTTTGTGGGGGGATATTCCCTTCATTTGCCCCTAATTCAGACTTGGATGTCAGTGTGGATTTCACTTGGATGCCACAGATGCCCTGTATGAATAATCCCTTACAGTTAACCTCCCTGCTTAACCCTCCCAACATCCCCGTAAGCTCCTATGCATGGGAAGTTTTGCCTCCTCCCACAGACCAGGATGGTGAAGAAATCGAATTGGACCTAACCGAAGAACACTTATTACTGCCTGCTGACGCAACGGGTGAACAAAACATCACTGTAAACCTTACTGTGACCTTGGCAGATGGCAGTACGGAAACAGTATCTTATCCCATAACCTTTCAGGAAAACAACCTGCAAGCCAGCTTTACGCCTTCGGATACAACGACCTGTTTGACCTGTCTTGATCTCAATGAAATGCTAGATGTCCAATCTGGTGAGGAAGGGCAAGGCGGTGGCTCCGGAGGAGGTGGTATCGGAGGAGGTGGCCAAGGAGGCGGCTCCACTTATGAGTATTTCTGGTCCAATAAAAAAGAAGAGGGATGGATAGCTGAAGGAGCCAATGAAGTCTGTGAACCGGGTACATACTGGGTACTGGCCCGCGAACCAGGTTCTTCATGTTATGTATATGCGGAAACCACCGTTAAAATGTGGGATCCTGTAGCCAATGAAAAAGTAAATGACCAAACCAATAATATTTGGTATTTCGGCAATGGCGCAGGCCTAGACTTTAACCCAGATCCAGACGACCCCAATGCGCCTGTTCCCAGACCTGTAGAAGATCCGGGATTTACATGGGATTTACCAGCCGGGACCACCACCATCTCAGATCAGGCAGGCCAAGTACTGTTTTATACGGATGGACAGACTGTTTGGGACCTTAACGGCAATCCCATGCAAGGCGGAGAGGACATAGGTGGCGACAACAGTGCCTCCCAAAGTGTCATTGCAGTAAAGGTTCCCCAAGAACAAACCCTGTACTATTTGTTCACTACAGAATCAGCATCGGGGGGATCAAATCAGGTCAAATTCTCTCTAGTAGACATAAAAGGTGAAAACCAGCAGGGAATCGGCAGTGTAGTCAGTGGTAACAACTTCCTCTTCGATCCAGCCACCGAGCAATCTGCTGCTATCAGTTCGGGGGATACGACTTGGGTAATGTTTCATGAAATGGGCAATAACACCTTCCGTGCCTATCCAGTCACCTCACAAGGAGTAGGACAATCTATCAATAGTTCCGTAGGCAGTAACCATGACTTTGGCACGGGTGTAGGTGCCATGAAATTCAGTCCGGACGGGGAAAAGCTGGCAGTTACAGTGGTGGACGCAAACGGCTGTAGTAAAGTCGACGTATTTGACTTTGATGAACAAACCGGAGAACTCAGTGAGTATGCCACCATTGACTTGGGCTGTGATGACGAAGTTTATGGCTTGGAGTTTGGCAGTGATAGCAACAAAATCTTCGTCTCCTATCAAAATGGTGAGGGGATTGAAGAAATCCCTATTCAAGGAGTCACATTGACCGATGATACTGACCCAAACAATCCTGTGACCAGTGTCTGTCCAAATTGTTTCGAGAACGCCAATAGCCAAGCAGCAATAGAACAATGTATACAAGACAGTAGAACGACGCTTTCAGGGAGCAGCGGAAGTAACTTGGGTGCCCTGCAAATGGGACCTGACGGCCAGATTTATGTCTCGGTCGTCGGAGCACCACAGGTTGGCACCATCCAACCTGGCAATGACTGTAATACCAGCTTTTATAATGAACAAGGGCCGACTACCAGTTTAGATGGAAGTGCTACCAACAACCTAGGACTACCTTCCTATGTCCAAAACTCGGGAAGCAATGTCCCAGATCCTGAAATCGCCGGTCCCGACAGGGTTTGCTTGGAAGATGGCCAGGCTTTTGTAGAATTTGAAGGAGCTGGTGAGCCTGATATTGACTTCTATAACTGGACCATTACCGATAGCAATAACGCTACCATTTTCACCTACAGTGGTGAAGGGGATGATTTTCAAAACATGGAGTATACCTTTGACTCAGCAGGCGTCTATACGGTCTTATTGGACGTGGAAAGATGTGGTAATCCTGATTATTATGCTGGCAGTCTGGAAATAGAAGTGGTAGCTCCCCCAACGATCACACTCCAGGATGACATTACGCTTTGTGCAGGAAATACGGTAACCCTTACAGCAATAGACGGCTACGATCCCAATGAGGGGCTTTACACATTTGAATGGATCAATGCGCAGGGTGAGATCCTAGGAGATAGTACGTCCAATTCCATAGATGTTTCGGAAGAAAGCATCTATACCGTAACAGTCAATCATATCATTCCGGCAGACGCAGACTCCACCTTTCAGTCATGCCCGGCCAGCTCATCAGTCTTTGTGGGGCCTGCATTTGACTTTGAACTTACTCAGGATGCAGAGGAATCATGTTATGAGGAAAATTATATCAACTTTGCTCCCGACACCCCTGTAAGTGGTGAATGGTCCTATCAGGTACAAGGAAGTACCGACCCTCCTACAATGCTGGGAACAGGATTTGAATGGGAAATAAATGTGGAAAGCCTACCTGGACCAGACCTATATGATATTATATTTAGAGCCGAAGACCCTATTCTTCCGGGTTGTGTGGTCGAGAAAAGGGTAGAACTTCGAGTGGACCCACTACCTGAATTCACCACCACTATTCTCAACAATGCCAGTGATTGTGCCACAGCAGATGGAAGTTTTGAAATCACCATGATGTCAGATGCACAAACGGTCACTGTAGAAGAAACAGGAGATAGCTTCACCAATGTAACTGACGGCCAAACTTTAGGCCCCATTACTGACCTTTTACCTGGAGTATACACCATAACTGCAGAGAATGATGGCTGTAAATTCATCGAAACAGTAAGCATCGAAAACCAAAACCCACCGGCAGGCTTTGAATATACTGTTACCGCTAATCCAGAAGAATGCGATGCAAATGGCATTGCGAATGGCAGTTTGATCATTACCTTGACAGGAAACATCTCCAACGGATCATACACCATCATCAATGAAGATGATGGAGAGCAACTCACCGGTACGATCTCAGGCAGCGTTACAGTCCCCCTTTCAGATGGCACCTATGCCCTTGAAGTTTCGGACCCTAATAATTGCGCTGTTCCTGATCCACAAAATTATGTGATCGACCCTAAAGTTCCTGTAGGCTTTACCGTTCCATCCAATCCGGTAGCCTGTGAGGCATTCTATTTTACTCCTGAACCTGCCGTAGGCATAAATTATACCATTACAGGACCAGCGGGTACAATTATTTCGCCCGAAGCCAATGGTGTTTATATCCTTGATATAGAGGGATTGTACACGGTATTTGGAGAGGATCCGAATGGAATTGATTGCCCTAGAACCAGGGAAATGAACCTCACCATCAATGACCAAGTTCAATTTACCCTGCCGGCACCCGATTATGATTGTGATGATGGAGCACTGTACACTGCTGAATTGGGGCCTGGGCTGAATCCTTCGGACTATATTTTCCTCTGGAGAAATTCCATTGGAGAGATAGTAGGTAGAAACCAAAGCTTTTCTTCAAGTATTGAGGGCAACTATTCCTTGGATGTTCAGCCTAAAATTGGTACTCCATGCCCCCAAGCCCCTATCGAGTTTGTCGTGGAGCCGCTGCCAGAAAACGTTGATATCCAACTTAACTTGACAAACCCAATATGTGATGGTAATTCTGTGGCCACACTTACGGCCACTTATCCTGAACTGGGAAATATCCAAGCCGAAACGCGCTGGTTTACGGTAGACAATAATAATATCAGCACCTATATACCAGGGCTGGATGGTATGGATGAAATAACTGTAACTGAACCGGGCACCTATCGCGTAAGACTGATAGCGGAAGCATTTGGCAGATTATGCTCTATTGGAAATGATAAAATAACAGTATTGGCCTCTGAGAACCGTCCTCCAATATTAGATGACACCTATACCATCTGTGCCATTGAAGGGGTGACAGAAACTTTAGATTCATTGGGTAATTGGGATACCTTTGAATGGTATCTTGACGATGAACTGGTGAGCACAGATTCCATTTTCACCCCGACCTTGCCAGGTAATTACACTTTAATGTTAAGTGACATTGCAGGCTGCTCTTTTGTGGATACCTTTGAGGTCATAGAAGACTGTAGACTAAGAATCGTCTTCCCTGAAGCACTTATTCCTGAAGATCCCAACAGAAACTTTGTCGTATACGTCAATGACTTCGTTGATGAAATCAGTGTATTGATCTATAATAGATGGGGAGAATTGATCAAACATTGTATAGAACAAAATGTGCCAGGAAACTCTCCTTTCTGTACTTGGGACGGCACCGTAAATGGTAAAAAAGTCCCCGTAGGAACCTATCCGGTCATTATTAAGTTTAATAGCGAAGAACAAAATATAGAGAGAACCATAAAAAAAGCTATAGTAGTAGTAGAATAA
- a CDS encoding tetratricopeptide repeat protein, whose amino-acid sequence MRKLLILPLLMLMFWACSPSEQELYDAGVKELRSGNYQEAISYFDKVIVKNSKNTAAHNARGVAFFELEQWDEAIAAFETSKEIDSTSYKPYLNLGNALLEKKEFKNAVKNYNMASALDPNQTDIYYNRGLALLGMEQYEDAILDFDMALQVDPNQALVHFNRAKALLGNNNPLEAINALERAVALDDQNGPAFYLLGVTQMSALGKKEEGCMHLKKALSLGYSDAQEWIDEFCDTASE is encoded by the coding sequence GTGAGAAAATTACTAATATTGCCTTTGCTGATGTTGATGTTTTGGGCTTGCTCCCCTTCAGAGCAGGAACTTTACGATGCGGGAGTCAAAGAACTGCGAAGTGGAAATTACCAAGAAGCGATCAGTTATTTTGATAAAGTGATCGTGAAAAATTCAAAGAATACCGCGGCCCATAATGCCAGGGGGGTAGCCTTTTTTGAACTGGAGCAATGGGATGAGGCAATAGCTGCTTTTGAGACTTCCAAGGAAATAGATTCTACTTCTTATAAGCCTTATTTGAATTTAGGCAATGCACTCCTGGAAAAAAAGGAGTTTAAGAATGCGGTCAAAAATTATAATATGGCCAGTGCCCTTGACCCCAACCAAACAGATATTTATTATAATCGCGGCCTGGCATTGCTAGGTATGGAGCAATATGAAGATGCTATCCTGGATTTTGATATGGCCTTACAGGTGGATCCCAATCAGGCTTTAGTACATTTTAACCGAGCAAAAGCCCTATTGGGAAATAATAATCCCTTAGAAGCCATTAATGCCTTGGAAAGAGCGGTGGCGCTTGATGACCAAAATGGCCCTGCTTTTTACCTCCTTGGTGTTACCCAAATGAGCGCACTGGGAAAGAAAGAAGAAGGCTGCATGCACCTGAAGAAGGCCTTGAGTCTTGGGTATTCAGATGCTCAGGAATGGATTGATGAATTTTGTGATACAGCTTCTGAATGA
- a CDS encoding L-threonylcarbamoyladenylate synthase — MTTIGKDITKAKEILEAGDLVGIPTETVYGLAGNALNPEAVTKIFETKNRPSFDPLIVHTGSVDQIQSYTTGLLPELVELADRFWPGPLTLLLPKKNVVPDLVTSGLDQVAVRVPSHPLTRALLLSLDFPLAAPSANPFGYISPTQASHVVDQLEGKIPYVLDGGKCEVGLESTIVGVEEGQIIIYRLGGVEVSAIKEVVGNVLILPQSSSNPKSPGMLKSHYAPRKPFILGDLEQLVPYYMEKGKQFGVLSFQKKYEGIAEGNQIVLSEKGDFKEAAQQLFAAMRYLDQQDVSVILSEELPEKGLGKAINDRLRRASAK; from the coding sequence ATGACAACGATCGGAAAAGATATAACCAAGGCAAAGGAGATCCTAGAGGCAGGAGATCTAGTAGGAATACCTACGGAAACGGTTTATGGTCTCGCAGGAAATGCCTTAAATCCTGAGGCGGTTACTAAGATTTTTGAAACCAAGAATAGGCCTAGCTTTGATCCTTTGATCGTTCATACAGGCAGCGTAGATCAGATCCAGTCTTATACTACTGGATTATTACCTGAATTAGTAGAATTGGCAGATAGGTTTTGGCCGGGACCACTCACGCTATTGTTGCCCAAAAAGAATGTTGTTCCCGATTTGGTGACCAGTGGTTTGGATCAGGTGGCGGTTAGGGTGCCTAGCCATCCATTGACCAGAGCGTTATTATTATCCCTGGATTTTCCTTTGGCTGCACCAAGTGCCAATCCATTTGGTTATATTAGCCCTACCCAAGCATCCCATGTAGTGGATCAGTTGGAAGGTAAGATTCCATATGTGCTAGATGGAGGAAAGTGTGAGGTGGGATTGGAGAGTACCATTGTGGGAGTAGAAGAGGGGCAAATTATCATTTACAGGCTTGGGGGCGTGGAAGTGTCAGCCATCAAAGAGGTGGTAGGAAATGTGTTGATTTTACCGCAGTCTAGCAGTAATCCAAAATCTCCAGGGATGCTAAAAAGTCATTATGCGCCTAGGAAGCCTTTTATTTTGGGAGATTTAGAACAATTGGTACCTTATTATATGGAAAAGGGAAAGCAATTTGGAGTGTTGAGCTTTCAGAAGAAATATGAAGGTATTGCTGAGGGAAATCAAATTGTGCTTAGTGAAAAGGGGGATTTTAAGGAGGCCGCCCAGCAACTATTTGCTGCCATGCGATATTTGGACCAACAGGATGTGTCGGTGATTTTGTCAGAGGAGCTGCCCGAAAAGGGGCTGGGCAAAGCGATCAATGACCGTCTGAGAAGAGCTTCTGCCAAATAG
- a CDS encoding NUDIX hydrolase — translation MNREGLKKILNNYRTPFEEEKSFINDFIALADDPMAFSRERSEGHFTASAWIVNKTRTHALLTHHRKLNRWLQLGGHADGNDNLMEVAMTEAKEESGLISLKLVDSFIFDIDKHLIPANAKEQQHYHYDVRFLVEAAMDEPLTISEESKDLAWVSFETVPDVVNSNDSIIRMLEKTSKSELVF, via the coding sequence ATGAATAGAGAAGGACTTAAGAAAATATTAAACAATTACCGGACTCCATTTGAGGAGGAAAAATCTTTTATCAATGACTTTATAGCACTTGCAGATGATCCAATGGCCTTTTCAAGGGAGAGGTCAGAAGGGCATTTTACTGCGTCGGCATGGATAGTGAACAAAACCAGGACCCATGCGCTGCTGACACACCATAGAAAATTAAATCGCTGGTTGCAATTGGGCGGACATGCAGATGGAAACGATAACCTGATGGAGGTGGCCATGACCGAAGCAAAAGAGGAAAGCGGATTGATTTCATTAAAGCTGGTGGATTCCTTTATTTTTGATATTGATAAGCATTTGATTCCAGCCAATGCCAAAGAGCAGCAGCATTACCATTATGATGTGCGATTTCTGGTGGAAGCTGCCATGGACGAGCCCTTGACCATTAGCGAGGAAAGTAAGGATTTGGCCTGGGTGAGCTTTGAGACTGTTCCTGATGTGGTGAATAGTAATGATTCTATCATTAGGATGTTGGAAAAAACCAGCAAATCAGAATTGGTTTTTTAA
- the yaaA gene encoding peroxide stress protein YaaA, whose translation MIAIISPAKTLDLSTTDISLASQPDFKSDIKALVSIMKKKSSSDIQKLMKVSENIAQLNEERYQNFSADFNVENSKQALLAFKGDVYKSMDVDNYSEEDLNFAQEHLRILSGLYGLLKPMDLIQPYRLEMGISLKNKKGKNLYEYWGTKISKALNELAQGEAIINLASQEYAKAVDKKSLKSRLINVNFKEHRDGKYKIIGIFAKQARGLMADYIIKNQITEPEKIKLFNVDGYEFSAPQSTENEWIFVR comes from the coding sequence ATGATTGCAATAATATCCCCCGCTAAAACTCTTGATCTTAGCACCACTGATATTTCCTTGGCATCCCAGCCTGATTTTAAATCTGATATCAAAGCCTTGGTATCCATCATGAAAAAAAAATCCTCCTCAGACATCCAAAAGTTGATGAAGGTAAGTGAAAACATTGCCCAGCTCAATGAGGAAAGATACCAAAATTTCAGTGCTGACTTTAACGTAGAAAATTCCAAGCAGGCACTTTTGGCCTTCAAAGGTGATGTGTACAAAAGCATGGATGTAGATAACTATTCCGAAGAAGACCTGAACTTTGCACAGGAGCACCTTAGGATTCTTTCAGGACTTTATGGTTTGCTAAAGCCAATGGACCTAATACAACCTTATAGATTGGAAATGGGTATTTCCCTGAAAAATAAAAAAGGTAAGAACCTTTATGAATACTGGGGAACAAAGATTTCCAAAGCCTTAAATGAATTGGCTCAAGGAGAAGCTATCATTAACCTCGCTTCTCAAGAATACGCCAAAGCTGTTGACAAAAAATCCTTGAAATCACGATTGATCAATGTAAATTTTAAAGAACATAGGGATGGTAAATACAAGATCATCGGCATCTTTGCCAAGCAAGCAAGGGGCTTAATGGCTGACTATATCATCAAAAACCAAATTACTGAGCCAGAGAAAATCAAACTATTTAATGTGGATGGATATGAATTTTCTGCTCCACAAAGCACGGAAAACGAATGGATCTTCGTTAGATAA
- a CDS encoding phosphoglycerate kinase — protein sequence MNSRIKSVDNLSFEGKKALVRVDFNVPLDGDFNVTDDTRIQAALPTINKILKDGGGVILMSHLGRPKEGPEDKFSLKHILLDLEKALDRPVKFAPDCVGDEAKQLAAGLKGGEVLLLENLRFYKEETKGDAEFAQKLAGLGDIYVNDAFGTAHRAHASTAIVAEYFNDKVCGYLMLSELENADKVLGNPVRPFTAIMGGAKISDKILIIEKLMDKVDNLIIGGGMSYTFAKAKGGTIGDSLLEEDKMPLTLELVEKAKAKGVNLYLPLDNVISTDFANDAEQGTSKSGQIPDGWMGLDIGEETRVLFADVVKNSKTILWNGPMGVFEMSSFDKGTKAIADAVVEATKAGAFSLIGGGDSAAAVNKFGLGEDVSFVSTGGGALLEYMEGKELPGVKALEP from the coding sequence ATGAACAGTAGGATAAAATCTGTTGATAACCTTAGCTTTGAAGGTAAAAAAGCCCTAGTAAGAGTAGATTTCAATGTTCCATTGGACGGTGATTTCAATGTAACAGATGATACCAGGATCCAGGCAGCTTTGCCGACCATCAACAAAATTTTGAAAGATGGTGGTGGCGTGATTTTGATGTCCCACCTTGGTCGTCCCAAGGAGGGGCCTGAGGACAAATTCTCTCTAAAGCATATTTTATTGGATTTGGAAAAGGCTTTGGACCGTCCTGTGAAATTTGCGCCTGATTGTGTTGGTGATGAAGCAAAACAATTGGCTGCAGGCCTTAAAGGAGGTGAAGTTTTACTTTTGGAAAACTTGAGATTCTATAAAGAAGAAACGAAAGGTGATGCTGAGTTTGCCCAGAAATTGGCTGGCCTTGGAGATATTTATGTAAATGATGCCTTCGGTACTGCTCACCGTGCACATGCTTCTACAGCTATTGTGGCTGAGTATTTCAATGATAAAGTATGTGGTTATTTGATGCTCTCTGAATTGGAAAATGCTGATAAGGTGTTGGGCAATCCAGTGAGGCCATTTACGGCCATCATGGGAGGGGCAAAAATCTCCGATAAAATCTTGATCATCGAGAAATTGATGGACAAGGTGGATAACCTGATCATTGGTGGAGGTATGTCTTATACCTTTGCTAAAGCAAAAGGAGGAACCATTGGTGATTCTTTATTGGAAGAAGATAAAATGCCATTGACGCTGGAATTGGTAGAAAAAGCAAAGGCAAAGGGGGTTAACCTTTATTTACCATTGGATAATGTGATCTCTACTGATTTTGCCAATGATGCTGAACAAGGAACTTCTAAAAGCGGACAAATTCCTGACGGATGGATGGGCTTGGATATTGGAGAAGAAACTAGGGTCCTTTTTGCTGACGTGGTGAAAAACTCTAAAACAATCCTTTGGAATGGTCCAATGGGTGTATTTGAAATGTCCAGCTTTGACAAAGGCACCAAGGCGATTGCTGATGCAGTTGTGGAGGCAACCAAAGCAGGAGCATTTAGCTTGATCGGTGGTGGTGATTCTGCTGCTGCAGTGAATAAGTTTGGATTAGGAGAAGATGTGTCTTTTGTTTCCACCGGTGGAGGAGCTCTACTGGAATATATGGAAGGCAAAGAGCTTCCTGGTGTAAAAGCCTTGGAACCTTAA
- a CDS encoding septal ring lytic transglycosylase RlpA family protein, whose amino-acid sequence MKKEISLLMLIGLLIFSSCASITKHSARSEKGLASYYANKFDGRKTASGERYHHSKLTAAHRSLPFGTMVTVENLRNGKTVKVRINDRGPFVSGRVIDLSKKAAKRIDMIRDGVVPVRIKY is encoded by the coding sequence ATGAAAAAAGAAATAAGCCTGTTGATGCTCATAGGACTATTGATTTTCAGTTCATGCGCCAGTATTACCAAACATAGCGCAAGAAGTGAAAAAGGCCTTGCCAGCTATTATGCCAATAAGTTCGACGGAAGAAAAACTGCAAGTGGTGAACGCTATCATCACAGCAAATTGACGGCTGCGCATAGAAGCCTGCCGTTTGGGACTATGGTAACAGTGGAAAACCTTAGAAACGGAAAAACGGTAAAAGTCAGAATTAATGATAGAGGGCCTTTTGTCTCCGGCCGGGTAATCGACCTTTCCAAAAAAGCAGCAAAAAGAATCGACATGATACGGGATGGAGTGGTTCCAGTCAGGATAAAATATTAG